A section of the Falco biarmicus isolate bFalBia1 chromosome 3, bFalBia1.pri, whole genome shotgun sequence genome encodes:
- the ADHFE1 gene encoding hydroxyacid-oxoacid transhydrogenase, mitochondrial isoform X3 has translation MAAGRERAAALLRQLQRAACRCPSHCHTYSQVPERPILGDTDYAFEMAISNIRYGQEVTKEIGMDLQNLGARKVCLMTDKNLSQLPPVNAVLNSLAKYGINFQMYDNVRVEPTDQSFLDAIQFAKKGEFDAYVAVGGGSVMDTCKAANLYASSPTSDFLDYVNAPIGKGKPVTVPLKPLIAVPTTAGTGSETTGVAIFDFKELKVKTGIASRAIKPTLGIIDPLHTLSMPERIVANSGFDVLCHALESYTALPYNMRSPCPSNPINRPAYQGSNPISDVWALHALRIVAKYLKRAIRNPEDHEARAKMHLASAFAGIGFGNAGVHLCHGMSYPISGLVKTYKPKDYNVDHSLVPHGLSVVLTSPAVFAFTAQIHPERHLEAAEILGESD, from the exons ATGGCGGCGGGGCGCGAGCGGGCGGCAGCGCTCCTGCGGCAGCTGCAGCGGGCCGC ATGTCGGTGCCCGAGCCATTGCCACACTTACTCCCAAG TCCCTGAACGGCCTATCCTGGGAGATACAGACTATGCATTTGAG atGGCCATTTCGAACATCCGATATGGACAAGAAGTTACTAAAGAGATTGGCATG GACCTGCAGAATCTTGGTGCTAGAAAAGTTTGTTTGATGACAGATAAAAACCTCTCCCAACTCCCTCCTGTAAACGCAGTATTGAATTCCTTGGCAAAATATGGTATAAACTTTCAGATGTATGATAATGTCCGGGTGGAGCCAACAGACCAAAG TTTCCTGGATGCCATTCAATTTGCTAAAAAGGGGGAGTTTGATGCCTATGTTGCTGTTGGAGGTGGGTCTGTAATGGACACCTGTAAAGCTGCTAACCTGTATGCATCCAGCCCTACATCAGACTTCTTGGATTATGTCAATGCTCCTATTGGGAAAGGGAAGCCTGTCACTGTGCCCCTCAAGCCACTTATTGCAG TTCCTACAACAGCTGGAACTGGAAGCGAAACCACTGGTGTTGCCATTTTTGACTTCAAAGAACTAAAAGTAAAAACCG GTATTGCTTCAAGAGCCATTAAGCCAACACTGGGCATCATTGATCCTTTACACACACTGTCTATGCCTGAGCGAATAGTTGCCAACAGTGGCTTTGATGTGCTTTG CCATGCTCTGGAATCATACACAGCTCTTCCTTACAACATGCGCAGTCCCTGCCCTTCAAATCCAATCAACCGACCAGCTTACCAAGGCAGCAACCCCATCAGTGATGTCTGGGCTCTTCATGCTCTGCGCATTGTGgctaaatatttgaaaag AGCCATCAGAAATCCCGAAGACCATGAAGCAAGAGCCAAGATGCACCTAGCAAGTGCTTTTGCTGGTATTGGCTTTGGCAATGCTGGTGTTCATCTCTG CCATGGAATGTCTTACCCTATTTCTGGTTTGGTGAAAACCTATAAACCAAAGGATTATAATGTGGATCACTCCTTAGTG ccacaTGGCCTTTCTGTGGTGCTGACATCCCCAGCAGTGTTTGCTTTCACGGCACAGATACATCCTGAGCGGCACTTGGAAGCTGCAGAGATACTAG GAGAGAGTGACTAA
- the ADHFE1 gene encoding hydroxyacid-oxoacid transhydrogenase, mitochondrial isoform X1 — protein sequence MAAGRERAAALLRQLQRAACRCPSHCHTYSQVPERPILGDTDYAFEMAISNIRYGQEVTKEIGMDLQNLGARKVCLMTDKNLSQLPPVNAVLNSLAKYGINFQMYDNVRVEPTDQSFLDAIQFAKKGEFDAYVAVGGGSVMDTCKAANLYASSPTSDFLDYVNAPIGKGKPVTVPLKPLIAVPTTAGTGSETTGVAIFDFKELKVKTGIASRAIKPTLGIIDPLHTLSMPERIVANSGFDVLCHALESYTALPYNMRSPCPSNPINRPAYQGSNPISDVWALHALRIVAKYLKRAIRNPEDHEARAKMHLASAFAGIGFGNAGVHLCHGMSYPISGLVKTYKPKDYNVDHSLVPHGLSVVLTSPAVFAFTAQIHPERHLEAAEILGADIRTARIKDAGFILADTLRKFLFDLNVDDGLAAIGYSKADIPALVKGTLPQERVTKLSPRPQTEEDLSALFEASMKLY from the exons ATGGCGGCGGGGCGCGAGCGGGCGGCAGCGCTCCTGCGGCAGCTGCAGCGGGCCGC ATGTCGGTGCCCGAGCCATTGCCACACTTACTCCCAAG TCCCTGAACGGCCTATCCTGGGAGATACAGACTATGCATTTGAG atGGCCATTTCGAACATCCGATATGGACAAGAAGTTACTAAAGAGATTGGCATG GACCTGCAGAATCTTGGTGCTAGAAAAGTTTGTTTGATGACAGATAAAAACCTCTCCCAACTCCCTCCTGTAAACGCAGTATTGAATTCCTTGGCAAAATATGGTATAAACTTTCAGATGTATGATAATGTCCGGGTGGAGCCAACAGACCAAAG TTTCCTGGATGCCATTCAATTTGCTAAAAAGGGGGAGTTTGATGCCTATGTTGCTGTTGGAGGTGGGTCTGTAATGGACACCTGTAAAGCTGCTAACCTGTATGCATCCAGCCCTACATCAGACTTCTTGGATTATGTCAATGCTCCTATTGGGAAAGGGAAGCCTGTCACTGTGCCCCTCAAGCCACTTATTGCAG TTCCTACAACAGCTGGAACTGGAAGCGAAACCACTGGTGTTGCCATTTTTGACTTCAAAGAACTAAAAGTAAAAACCG GTATTGCTTCAAGAGCCATTAAGCCAACACTGGGCATCATTGATCCTTTACACACACTGTCTATGCCTGAGCGAATAGTTGCCAACAGTGGCTTTGATGTGCTTTG CCATGCTCTGGAATCATACACAGCTCTTCCTTACAACATGCGCAGTCCCTGCCCTTCAAATCCAATCAACCGACCAGCTTACCAAGGCAGCAACCCCATCAGTGATGTCTGGGCTCTTCATGCTCTGCGCATTGTGgctaaatatttgaaaag AGCCATCAGAAATCCCGAAGACCATGAAGCAAGAGCCAAGATGCACCTAGCAAGTGCTTTTGCTGGTATTGGCTTTGGCAATGCTGGTGTTCATCTCTG CCATGGAATGTCTTACCCTATTTCTGGTTTGGTGAAAACCTATAAACCAAAGGATTATAATGTGGATCACTCCTTAGTG ccacaTGGCCTTTCTGTGGTGCTGACATCCCCAGCAGTGTTTGCTTTCACGGCACAGATACATCCTGAGCGGCACTTGGAAGCTGCAGAGATACTAG GAGCTGACATCCGCACTGCCAGAATCAAAGATGCGGGGTTTATTTTGGCAGACACACTCCGGAAATTCCTATTTGATCTGAATGTTGATGATGGCTTAGCTGCAATTGGTTATTCTAAAGCAGACATCCCTGCATTAGTCAAAGGCACTCTGCCTCAG GAGAGAGTGACTAAACTATCACCACGGCCCCAAACAGAAGAAGACTTATCTGCCCTCTTTGAGGCTTCCATGAAGCTTTATTAG
- the ADHFE1 gene encoding hydroxyacid-oxoacid transhydrogenase, mitochondrial isoform X2: MAISNIRYGQEVTKEIGMDLQNLGARKVCLMTDKNLSQLPPVNAVLNSLAKYGINFQMYDNVRVEPTDQSFLDAIQFAKKGEFDAYVAVGGGSVMDTCKAANLYASSPTSDFLDYVNAPIGKGKPVTVPLKPLIAVPTTAGTGSETTGVAIFDFKELKVKTGIASRAIKPTLGIIDPLHTLSMPERIVANSGFDVLCHALESYTALPYNMRSPCPSNPINRPAYQGSNPISDVWALHALRIVAKYLKRAIRNPEDHEARAKMHLASAFAGIGFGNAGVHLCHGMSYPISGLVKTYKPKDYNVDHSLVPHGLSVVLTSPAVFAFTAQIHPERHLEAAEILGADIRTARIKDAGFILADTLRKFLFDLNVDDGLAAIGYSKADIPALVKGTLPQERVTKLSPRPQTEEDLSALFEASMKLY; encoded by the exons atGGCCATTTCGAACATCCGATATGGACAAGAAGTTACTAAAGAGATTGGCATG GACCTGCAGAATCTTGGTGCTAGAAAAGTTTGTTTGATGACAGATAAAAACCTCTCCCAACTCCCTCCTGTAAACGCAGTATTGAATTCCTTGGCAAAATATGGTATAAACTTTCAGATGTATGATAATGTCCGGGTGGAGCCAACAGACCAAAG TTTCCTGGATGCCATTCAATTTGCTAAAAAGGGGGAGTTTGATGCCTATGTTGCTGTTGGAGGTGGGTCTGTAATGGACACCTGTAAAGCTGCTAACCTGTATGCATCCAGCCCTACATCAGACTTCTTGGATTATGTCAATGCTCCTATTGGGAAAGGGAAGCCTGTCACTGTGCCCCTCAAGCCACTTATTGCAG TTCCTACAACAGCTGGAACTGGAAGCGAAACCACTGGTGTTGCCATTTTTGACTTCAAAGAACTAAAAGTAAAAACCG GTATTGCTTCAAGAGCCATTAAGCCAACACTGGGCATCATTGATCCTTTACACACACTGTCTATGCCTGAGCGAATAGTTGCCAACAGTGGCTTTGATGTGCTTTG CCATGCTCTGGAATCATACACAGCTCTTCCTTACAACATGCGCAGTCCCTGCCCTTCAAATCCAATCAACCGACCAGCTTACCAAGGCAGCAACCCCATCAGTGATGTCTGGGCTCTTCATGCTCTGCGCATTGTGgctaaatatttgaaaag AGCCATCAGAAATCCCGAAGACCATGAAGCAAGAGCCAAGATGCACCTAGCAAGTGCTTTTGCTGGTATTGGCTTTGGCAATGCTGGTGTTCATCTCTG CCATGGAATGTCTTACCCTATTTCTGGTTTGGTGAAAACCTATAAACCAAAGGATTATAATGTGGATCACTCCTTAGTG ccacaTGGCCTTTCTGTGGTGCTGACATCCCCAGCAGTGTTTGCTTTCACGGCACAGATACATCCTGAGCGGCACTTGGAAGCTGCAGAGATACTAG GAGCTGACATCCGCACTGCCAGAATCAAAGATGCGGGGTTTATTTTGGCAGACACACTCCGGAAATTCCTATTTGATCTGAATGTTGATGATGGCTTAGCTGCAATTGGTTATTCTAAAGCAGACATCCCTGCATTAGTCAAAGGCACTCTGCCTCAG GAGAGAGTGACTAAACTATCACCACGGCCCCAAACAGAAGAAGACTTATCTGCCCTCTTTGAGGCTTCCATGAAGCTTTATTAG
- the RRS1 gene encoding ribosome biogenesis regulatory protein homolog yields MAAVRVEEVLAAAEEQEAEKQRSITVEKELELEFDLGNLLALDRNPPAAAGLRGAGPRREALLRALARDNTQLLVARLWELPAERAGGAGGPLVARLPEPAFRLPREKPPPRPRPPTRWEQFARLKGIRRRKRTSLVWDEQAKEWRRRWGYRRAGGDPARAWLAEVPEGADPEEDQFARLRREKRERVARNELNRLRNLARAHRAGTAVPAAPLHPTGHQSREELGRVARVARVSTASLGRFQPRLPKEPAEPPSRSGGRKRRFEPLLGNLAAERSRQLELLRDMGSKKPVLDITRAVNKQLRQEEAEAAAAKGKKQSQRGKRGRRQQRAGRSSKKSGARRQQQQRPAGSSTGGGKRKKA; encoded by the coding sequence ATGGCGGCCGTGCGGGTGGAGGAGGTGCTGGCGGCCGCCGAGGAGCAGGAGGCGGAGAAGCAGCGGAGCATTACggtggagaaggagctggagctggagttCGACCTGGGCAACTTGCTGGCGCTGGACCGTAacccgccggcggcggcggggctgcgcggggccgGTCCGCGGCGGGAGGCGCTGCTGCGGGCGCTGGCCCGCGACAACACGCAGCTGCTGGTGGCCCGCCTCTGGGAGCTGCCGGCCGAGcgcgccggcggggccggggggccgcTGGTGGCGCGGCTGCCCGAGCCGGCCTTCCGCCTGCCGCGGGAGAAGCCGCCGCCGCGACCGCGGCCGCCGACGCGCTGGGAGCAGTTCGCGCGGCTGAAGGGCATCCGCCGGCGCAAGCGGACCTCGCTGGTGTGGGACGAGCAGGCCAAGGAGtggcggcggcgctggggcTACCGGCGGGCAGGCGGCGACCCGGCCCGTGCCTGGCTCGCGGAGGTGCCAGAGGGCGCCGACCCGGAGGAGGACCAGTTCGCCAGGCTGCGGCGGGAGAAGCGGGAGCGGGTGGCGCGCAACGAGCTCAACCGTCTGCGCAACCTGGCCCGCGCCCACCGGGCCGGGACCGCCGTCCCCGCCGCGCCTCTCCACCCCACCGGCCACCAGAGCCGGGAGGAGCTGGGTCGCGTTGCCCGTGTCGCCCGCGTCTCCACCGCCTCGCTCGGCCGCTTCCAGCCCCGGCTGCCCAAGGAGCCGGCGGAGCCGCCCTCCCGCAGCGGCGGCAGGAAGCGCCGCTTCGAGCCACTGCTGGGTAACCTGGCGGCCGAGCGCAGCCGGCAACTGGAGCTGCTGCGAGACATGGGCAGCAAGAAGCCCGTCCTCGACATCACCCGTGCTGTCAACAAGCAGCTGCGCCAGGAGGAAGCCGAGGCGGCTGCTGCCAAGGGTAAGAAGCAGTCGCAGCGGGGGAAGCGCGGCCGCCGGCAGCAGCGGGCTGGCCGCAGCAGCAAGAAGAGTGGAGCCcgccggcagcagcagcagaggcctGCGGGCAGCAGCACGGGTGGTGGCAAGAGAAAGAAGGCATGA